One genomic segment of Acidimicrobiia bacterium includes these proteins:
- a CDS encoding WhiB family transcriptional regulator — MAVRTLKTWRDRAACRGPETVLFFPPTTAERRDEREARERSAKAICCGCPVQPECLEYALGLGEMHGIWGGLNESERRGLLDTNYL; from the coding sequence GTGGCCGTCCGCACACTCAAGACGTGGCGCGACCGGGCAGCCTGCCGGGGTCCGGAGACTGTGCTGTTCTTCCCGCCGACGACGGCCGAACGGCGCGACGAACGTGAAGCGCGCGAGCGGAGCGCGAAGGCGATCTGTTGCGGATGCCCCGTGCAACCCGAATGCCTCGAGTACGCGCTCGGCCTCGGCGAGATGCACGGCATCTGGGGCGGCCTCAACGAGTCCGAACGCCGCGGCCTCCTCGACACCAACTACCTGTAG
- the selB gene encoding selenocysteine-specific translation elongation factor, with translation MRVVATAGHVDHGKSSLVFALTGTDPDRFAEEKERGLTIDLGFAFATLRSGTEVGFVDVPGHVRFLKNMLAGVGAVDVVMFVVSAREGWMPQSEEHLVILELLGVTHGVVALTNADTIDAEARDDAQQAITSRLSRSCLREAPVVICDSISGRGLDDVRAALDAVLQSAPPAEDRGRPRLWVDRVFAPRGAGTVVTGTLAGGSVAIDDVLEVGRDGTRARVRGIESAHRRVERVAPGTRVALNLSGIERADLARGDALVKPGQWTAAAVVDVAVTSVPDEVVQNRARLQAYVGSGEHEVSFRALDESGRFARLRFAAPLPLAPGDRVVLRDSGRARTVAGAEVLDVDPVGDGRDAAARLALPLGPRLLASRDRVPVADVARLTGLSDAGAAELVAATVESGIASRVDDSLVDTALLTALRNRARELVLGGNGIELATLASRLGVDAGHLRGALDGDARLLVDRGFVRDATRSPITESPEAVALIAALDASPFSPPESQNVALARTLVREGVLVDVAGIVFTASAVDRARELVRERLGAHGTISVGDARDLLDSSRKYVVPLLEHFDREGVTRRRGDVRIPGPTSNPNRRR, from the coding sequence ATGCGCGTAGTCGCGACGGCCGGCCACGTCGACCACGGCAAGTCGTCGCTCGTGTTCGCGCTTACGGGGACCGATCCCGATCGATTCGCGGAAGAGAAAGAGCGTGGCCTCACGATCGACCTCGGGTTCGCGTTCGCCACGCTTCGGTCGGGCACCGAGGTGGGATTCGTCGACGTACCCGGGCACGTGCGGTTCCTCAAGAACATGCTTGCCGGCGTCGGCGCGGTGGACGTGGTGATGTTCGTGGTGTCGGCGCGCGAGGGCTGGATGCCGCAGAGCGAGGAGCACCTCGTGATCCTCGAGCTGCTGGGCGTGACGCACGGAGTGGTAGCACTCACGAACGCCGACACGATCGACGCCGAGGCCCGTGACGACGCGCAGCAGGCGATCACCTCACGCCTCTCCCGCTCGTGCCTGCGCGAGGCACCCGTTGTGATCTGCGACTCCATTTCGGGCCGCGGCCTCGACGACGTGCGCGCTGCGCTCGACGCCGTGCTGCAGTCGGCGCCCCCCGCGGAGGATCGCGGACGGCCGCGCCTCTGGGTCGACCGCGTGTTCGCGCCGCGCGGTGCGGGCACCGTTGTCACCGGCACGTTGGCCGGAGGCTCCGTCGCCATCGACGATGTCCTCGAGGTCGGCCGCGACGGCACCCGTGCGCGCGTCCGCGGCATCGAGTCTGCCCACCGTCGCGTCGAGCGGGTCGCACCGGGTACTCGCGTCGCGCTGAATCTCTCGGGAATCGAGCGCGCGGATCTCGCGCGCGGCGATGCGCTCGTGAAGCCGGGACAATGGACGGCGGCGGCGGTCGTCGACGTCGCGGTGACGTCGGTGCCCGACGAAGTCGTGCAGAACCGGGCGCGGCTGCAGGCCTACGTGGGATCGGGCGAGCACGAGGTGTCGTTCCGGGCGCTCGACGAGAGCGGGCGGTTCGCGCGGCTCAGGTTCGCAGCCCCACTCCCGCTCGCCCCGGGCGACCGGGTGGTGCTCCGAGATTCGGGGCGGGCGCGCACCGTCGCCGGTGCGGAGGTCCTCGACGTCGATCCAGTCGGCGACGGCCGCGATGCCGCGGCGAGGCTTGCGTTGCCGCTCGGCCCGCGGCTGCTCGCCAGCCGGGACCGAGTGCCGGTTGCCGACGTCGCGAGGCTCACTGGGCTGTCCGACGCGGGTGCAGCCGAGCTCGTTGCTGCGACGGTGGAGTCCGGGATCGCGTCGCGCGTCGACGACTCGCTCGTCGACACCGCTCTCCTCACCGCGCTTCGGAATCGCGCGCGCGAGCTGGTACTCGGAGGGAACGGTATCGAGCTCGCCACGTTGGCGAGCAGGCTCGGCGTCGATGCGGGCCATCTCCGCGGGGCGCTCGACGGCGACGCGCGGTTGCTGGTGGATCGAGGGTTCGTGCGCGACGCCACGCGGTCGCCGATCACTGAGTCGCCCGAGGCGGTCGCGCTCATTGCCGCGCTCGACGCGTCACCGTTCTCACCACCGGAGAGCCAGAACGTCGCGCTCGCACGCACACTCGTGCGCGAAGGTGTTCTGGTCGACGTCGCCGGCATCGTGTTCACTGCGTCCGCCGTCGACCGCGCGCGCGAGCTCGTGCGTGAACGGCTCGGCGCGCACGGCACGATCAGCGTCGGCGACGCGCGCGACCTGCTCGACAGCTCGCGCAAGTACGTCGTGCCGCTCCTCGAGCACTTCGACCGGGAAGGCGTGACCCGCCGCCGCGGCGACGTCCGGATCCCCGGCCCCACCTCCAACCCGAACCGGCGTCGCTGA
- the selA gene encoding L-seryl-tRNA(Sec) selenium transferase — protein sequence MAMDPRRTLPSVERVVAHLDGLPQPLLVDCAREAVDAAREVVQRGGTMKFDTVVADAAARVTRLQGARLRRVVNATGVLLHTNLGRAPIGHDAIRDAVDVAGGYSNLEYRMESGERGSRHEHAGSLLARACGAESGIVVNNNAAAVVLSLGAVARGRSVVVSRGELVEIGGGFRVPEIMAESGCRLVEVGTTNRTRLADYERALEPDTALVLKVHASNYRMVGFVESTPVSQLAALGVPVMVDAGSGLLDDTTPWLAHRPSWLRDEPGVRQTLDAGAALVTFSGDKLLGGPQAGIIVGTATVVATIARHPLARAMRADKVTLALLQSVASAYLSGDVSAIPLWRMATTTVDELRARAERVARAVPGVKVIDTEAAAGGGSLPGLTIPSVGVALEASDADALHARLREQGVVARVDEGMLVCDLRTIDPDDDARVVEALRVSCA from the coding sequence ATGGCGATGGACCCACGCCGGACGCTTCCTTCGGTGGAACGCGTCGTCGCCCACCTCGACGGGCTTCCCCAGCCGCTCCTCGTCGACTGTGCTCGGGAGGCCGTCGACGCCGCGCGTGAGGTGGTGCAGCGCGGAGGAACGATGAAATTCGACACAGTTGTCGCCGACGCGGCTGCGCGCGTGACGCGCCTGCAGGGCGCGCGGCTTCGCCGCGTTGTGAACGCGACCGGCGTGCTCCTGCACACCAACCTCGGACGAGCACCGATCGGGCACGACGCGATTCGTGATGCGGTCGATGTCGCGGGCGGGTACTCCAACCTCGAGTACCGCATGGAGTCGGGTGAGCGCGGCTCGCGCCACGAACACGCCGGATCGCTCCTCGCGCGCGCGTGCGGTGCCGAGTCCGGCATCGTCGTCAACAACAACGCGGCCGCGGTGGTGCTCTCGCTCGGTGCCGTGGCGCGCGGTCGCTCGGTGGTCGTCTCCCGGGGCGAGCTCGTGGAGATCGGCGGCGGGTTCCGGGTTCCCGAGATCATGGCCGAGTCGGGGTGCCGGCTCGTCGAGGTCGGCACCACCAATCGCACGCGCCTCGCCGACTACGAGCGTGCGCTCGAACCCGACACCGCGCTCGTGCTCAAGGTGCACGCGTCCAACTACCGCATGGTCGGCTTCGTCGAGTCCACGCCGGTGTCGCAGCTCGCGGCGCTCGGGGTACCGGTGATGGTCGACGCCGGTTCCGGACTGCTCGACGACACCACGCCGTGGCTCGCGCACCGGCCGTCGTGGTTGCGCGACGAACCGGGCGTTCGTCAGACGCTGGACGCGGGTGCGGCGCTGGTGACGTTCTCGGGCGACAAGCTGCTCGGCGGCCCGCAGGCCGGGATCATCGTGGGGACCGCCACCGTGGTGGCCACCATCGCGCGGCATCCCCTCGCGCGGGCGATGCGCGCCGACAAAGTCACGCTCGCGCTGCTCCAGTCGGTGGCGTCCGCGTATCTCTCGGGTGACGTGAGCGCGATTCCGTTGTGGCGCATGGCGACGACAACCGTCGACGAGCTGCGCGCGCGGGCCGAACGCGTGGCGCGCGCGGTCCCTGGCGTCAAGGTCATCGACACGGAGGCTGCGGCGGGCGGAGGATCGCTTCCGGGCCTCACGATCCCGTCGGTGGGTGTCGCGCTCGAAGCATCAGACGCGGACGCACTCCACGCCCGCCTGCGCGAGCAGGGTGTGGTCGCCCGGGTCGACGAGGGAATGCTCGTGTGCGACCTGCGCACGATCGATCCCGATGACGACGCCCGGGTCGTGGAGGCGCTGCGCGTGTCATGCGCGTAG
- a CDS encoding MBL fold metallo-hydrolase, with protein MPDLTPGVPSALSPLVRRIVAPNPGPFTGPGTNTYLVGIDEVAVIDPGPDDQSHIDAIVGASMRERVRWVVLTHTHPDHAPGTERLVKATGAEVLAYGRRIDKDATVVPDRVIGEGDTIEGTEFGLEVLHTPGHAPNHLCFLLEEERVLFTGDNVLEGMFSVINPARGGDMAVYLATLARLEKLRLARLCPGHGDVIEEPRARIQEYTQHRRERERQVLRVLKAGPARVVDIVTSLYGDQDLHPKLVEAAGWQVHAHLLKLKADGKVTGTSVKSAWKLA; from the coding sequence ATGCCCGATCTCACCCCTGGGGTGCCGAGTGCGTTGTCGCCCCTCGTTCGCCGGATCGTGGCGCCCAACCCGGGCCCCTTCACCGGTCCCGGCACCAACACCTACCTCGTGGGGATCGACGAGGTCGCGGTGATCGATCCCGGGCCCGACGACCAGAGCCACATCGACGCCATCGTCGGCGCCTCGATGCGCGAACGTGTCCGGTGGGTCGTGCTCACGCACACGCACCCCGATCACGCGCCCGGAACCGAGCGGCTCGTGAAGGCAACCGGCGCCGAGGTGCTCGCGTACGGGAGGCGCATCGACAAGGACGCCACGGTTGTCCCCGATCGCGTGATCGGCGAGGGAGACACGATCGAAGGCACCGAGTTCGGCCTGGAAGTGCTGCACACGCCGGGGCACGCACCAAACCACCTGTGCTTCCTGCTCGAAGAGGAGCGCGTGCTCTTCACCGGCGACAACGTGCTGGAAGGCATGTTCTCGGTGATCAACCCTGCCCGCGGCGGCGACATGGCTGTGTATCTCGCGACGCTCGCACGCCTCGAGAAGCTGCGCCTCGCCCGGCTGTGCCCGGGGCACGGCGACGTGATCGAAGAACCGCGCGCCCGCATCCAGGAGTACACCCAGCATCGGCGCGAGCGTGAGCGTCAGGTGCTGCGCGTTCTCAAGGCCGGCCCCGCGCGCGTGGTCGACATCGTCACCTCGCTCTACGGCGACCAGGACCTCCACCCCAAGCTGGTGGAGGCCGCCGGTTGGCAGGTGCACGCCCACCTCTTGAAGCTCAAGGCCGACGGCAAGGTCACCGGCACTTCGGTGAAATCGGCCTGGAAGCTGGCCTGA